A genomic segment from Lutibacter sp. A80 encodes:
- a CDS encoding YjjG family noncanonical pyrimidine nucleotidase, with product MKINHIFFDLDHTLWDFETNSDITFNTIFEKHNVKVDLEKFLNYYRGINQKYWKLYRNEQVTKEELRVGRLKDTFQIIKFKATSNLIDNLAEDYIEYLPDNNQLFEGTHELLEYLKPNYQMHIITNGFNEVQSKKLKNSGLDKYFNQVITSENAGVKKPNPQIFNFALSKANATSGESMMIGDNWEADIMGAKNVGLDVIFCNFNKEPVSENIKSVNLLSEIKKYL from the coding sequence ATGAAAATAAACCACATATTTTTTGACTTAGATCACACGCTTTGGGATTTTGAAACAAATTCTGATATAACATTTAATACAATTTTTGAAAAACATAATGTTAAAGTAGATTTAGAAAAATTTCTAAATTATTACAGAGGCATTAATCAAAAATATTGGAAATTGTATAGAAATGAGCAGGTTACTAAAGAAGAGTTAAGAGTTGGTAGATTAAAAGATACTTTTCAAATAATAAAGTTTAAAGCTACTAGTAACTTAATAGACAATTTGGCCGAAGATTATATAGAGTATTTACCAGATAATAATCAGCTTTTTGAAGGTACTCACGAACTTTTAGAGTATTTAAAACCTAACTATCAAATGCATATTATTACAAATGGTTTTAATGAAGTACAATCTAAAAAATTAAAAAATTCTGGATTAGATAAGTATTTTAATCAAGTAATAACATCCGAAAATGCTGGTGTAAAAAAACCGAACCCACAAATTTTTAATTTTGCTTTAAGTAAGGCAAATGCAACATCTGGTGAATCTATGATGATTGGCGATAATTGGGAAGCAGATATTATGGGTGCCAAAAATGTAGGCTTAGATGTTATATTTTGTAATTTTAATAAAGAACCTGTTTCAGAAAATATTAAATCTGTAAATTTGTTAAGCGAAATAAAAAAATATCTTTAA
- the radC gene encoding DNA repair protein RadC, with protein sequence MNYENKSFSIKSWAEGDRPREKLLLKGKSALSDAELIAILIGSGNRNESAVELSKKILNSIDNSINKLGKLSVLDLQKFKGIGEAKAISIITALELGRRRRLEEALELPKITSSKAVFSIMQPIIGELQHEEFWIIFLNNSNKVLYKQQSSKGGLTGTLVDVRLVFKKAIELYATAIILCHNHPSGKLQPSNADKLITSKLKKAGETLDIKVLDHLIITENAYFSFADESLM encoded by the coding sequence ATGAATTATGAAAATAAATCTTTTTCTATAAAATCCTGGGCTGAAGGAGATAGGCCTAGAGAAAAACTTTTATTAAAAGGGAAATCAGCACTTTCTGATGCAGAATTAATAGCTATTTTAATTGGATCTGGAAATAGAAATGAAAGTGCAGTAGAGCTATCTAAAAAAATATTAAACTCCATAGATAATAGTATTAATAAATTAGGTAAACTATCGGTTTTAGATTTACAAAAATTTAAAGGAATTGGTGAAGCCAAAGCAATTTCAATAATTACAGCCTTAGAACTTGGTAGAAGAAGAAGGTTAGAGGAAGCATTAGAATTACCTAAAATAACCAGTAGTAAGGCTGTTTTTAGTATTATGCAGCCAATAATTGGAGAACTACAACACGAAGAGTTTTGGATTATTTTTTTAAACAATTCTAATAAAGTTCTATACAAACAGCAATCTAGTAAAGGAGGTTTAACGGGCACATTGGTTGATGTTAGGTTAGTGTTTAAAAAAGCAATTGAATTGTATGCAACAGCAATTATTTTATGTCATAATCATCCTTCAGGGAAGCTACAGCCTAGCAATGCAGATAAATTAATTACATCTAAATTAAAAAAAGCAGGAGAAACCTTAGATATTAAAGTTTTAGATCATTTAATTATAACGGAAAATGCGTATTTTAGCTTTGCCGATGAAAGTTTGATGTAG
- a CDS encoding SusD/RagB family nutrient-binding outer membrane lipoprotein: protein MKNIKITIYSVLMFFTFSCTGDFDEINTNNQGFESSDLSAKFFITQPQHTLYAPGRYAYWRAHLIHVDRYAGHFTFGSNVSWWNDGLGYTYNRGYTDAAWDWLAGYFGDIKGFMDLTKTGAEFENEKMYAMGLIMKSLYYQMYTDTFGMLPYSEAGIDGNLTPKYDAQSDIYKGIIADLDEAMAIIGDSERTGSGVDDVDENDVYCGGDLQKWKKLANTLKLRVGMRALGAPGDDFASSTITSALSAPLLDASSGSVLMEKDDIIGQWGAAAYGDVWNNFPGGGYWSVGATLINQLKNTQDPRLPIYASPAVGGEFTFEVSDGDDQQRLDFLMGALDEAGAVYTATTSGDITTINVEEGQYIGQPTRVNSDIQPMVKIDMYSAPGELITQKMGEGEDVYPEIVLTSAEAYFLQAEAALKGIGSGDPQTLFADGIREAMKIWEISDGDVETYISTQDAANINVGTLDEKLEKIAIQRWLVSYTDGFEAWAVVRDTGYPTELSQGVSNSIIYELGTLNGEYPQRMRYGSGAQSNPNYTQAISEQGDDLQGTKLWFAK, encoded by the coding sequence ATGAAAAATATAAAAATAACAATATATAGTGTTTTAATGTTCTTCACATTTTCATGTACTGGAGATTTTGATGAAATAAACACAAACAATCAAGGATTTGAATCTTCAGATTTAAGTGCTAAATTTTTTATAACGCAACCACAACATACTTTATATGCTCCGGGTCGTTATGCATATTGGAGAGCGCATTTAATTCATGTAGATAGATATGCCGGACATTTTACATTTGGAAGCAATGTTTCTTGGTGGAATGATGGATTAGGTTATACTTACAATAGAGGTTATACAGATGCCGCTTGGGATTGGTTAGCTGGTTACTTTGGAGACATTAAAGGATTTATGGATTTAACAAAAACTGGTGCAGAATTTGAAAATGAAAAAATGTATGCAATGGGTTTAATTATGAAATCATTGTATTATCAAATGTACACAGATACTTTTGGAATGTTACCATATAGCGAAGCTGGTATTGATGGTAACTTAACTCCTAAATACGATGCTCAAAGTGATATTTATAAAGGGATTATTGCAGATTTGGACGAAGCAATGGCAATAATTGGTGATTCAGAAAGAACAGGTTCTGGTGTAGATGACGTAGATGAAAATGATGTATATTGTGGAGGAGATTTACAAAAATGGAAAAAATTAGCAAATACATTAAAATTAAGAGTAGGTATGCGTGCATTAGGTGCACCAGGAGATGATTTTGCTTCAAGTACTATTACTTCAGCTTTAAGTGCTCCTCTATTAGATGCTTCTTCAGGAAGTGTACTTATGGAAAAAGATGATATTATTGGTCAGTGGGGTGCAGCTGCTTATGGAGATGTATGGAATAATTTTCCTGGTGGTGGATATTGGTCTGTTGGAGCTACTTTAATAAACCAATTAAAGAATACTCAAGACCCAAGACTTCCAATTTATGCTTCACCAGCTGTTGGAGGAGAATTTACTTTTGAAGTATCAGATGGTGATGACCAACAAAGATTAGATTTCTTAATGGGAGCTCTAGATGAAGCAGGAGCTGTTTACACAGCAACTACTTCTGGAGATATTACTACAATTAATGTTGAAGAAGGACAATATATTGGACAGCCTACAAGAGTAAATAGTGATATTCAGCCAATGGTTAAAATAGATATGTATAGTGCACCAGGAGAATTAATTACTCAAAAAATGGGAGAAGGTGAAGATGTTTATCCAGAAATTGTTTTGACAAGTGCAGAGGCTTACTTTTTACAAGCAGAAGCAGCATTAAAAGGAATAGGTTCTGGTGATCCTCAAACTTTATTTGCTGATGGAATTAGAGAAGCAATGAAGATTTGGGAAATTTCTGATGGTGATGTAGAAACCTATATTAGTACTCAAGATGCAGCAAATATTAATGTAGGAACCTTAGATGAAAAATTAGAGAAGATAGCTATACAACGTTGGTTAGTAAGTTATACTGATGGTTTTGAAGCATGGGCTGTAGTTAGAGATACAGGATACCCTACAGAGTTATCTCAAGGGGTTTCAAATTCTATAATTTACGAACTAGGAACTTTAAATGGTGAATACCCACAACGTATGCGCTACGGTAGTGGAGCACAAAGTAATCCTAATTATACGCAAGCAATATCTGAACAAGGTGATGATTTGCAAGGAACTAAATTATGGTTTGCTAAATAA
- a CDS encoding polysaccharide biosynthesis C-terminal domain-containing protein has product MLSFISNFLNRSGSYVFIATVISRLLSFLASWIALQLIPSKELGAVIYAFQIISFIIPMAGMGLNQGLLRYGAQLKLNKEKNKLFIYTLKYGILVSIILIGLLIVGSFLIDFKLENTRFYLILLTTAITAHFVFGLIKIQFRLYKNNKLFSFIEVTYNLLLVFFVTLLSYYFNEFGYAISLIITPIITCLYFLSKINIKWNEKVNLKIINFSFWKYGFFASLSNVTTQLLFAIDILLIGSILNNLELVTAYKYISLIPFSFLFLSQVVITTDFVNFTEKIYKKEYIRKYILNYLKLFILISFTCFGFIYIFAHYILLFFNKEYIQFESTLLTLTFGVTGILILRGIFGNLLSSIGKASANFIITSIALLINILLNYILIPKYGILGAAITSAILMWFTGILSMLFFLYYYKSKS; this is encoded by the coding sequence TTGTTAAGTTTTATCTCAAATTTTTTAAATAGATCTGGAAGTTATGTTTTTATTGCAACAGTAATTTCTAGACTACTTTCTTTTCTTGCTTCGTGGATTGCCTTACAATTAATACCTAGTAAAGAATTAGGGGCGGTAATATATGCTTTTCAAATAATTTCATTTATCATTCCTATGGCAGGAATGGGGCTAAATCAAGGTTTATTAAGATATGGAGCACAATTAAAACTTAATAAAGAAAAAAACAAATTATTTATTTATACACTAAAATATGGAATTTTAGTTAGTATTATATTAATTGGACTTTTAATTGTAGGTTCTTTTTTAATTGATTTCAAATTAGAAAACACAAGATTTTATCTTATTCTTTTAACAACTGCAATTACAGCTCATTTTGTTTTCGGATTAATAAAAATTCAATTTAGATTATATAAAAACAATAAATTATTCTCATTTATCGAGGTTACTTATAATCTGCTATTGGTATTTTTTGTTACTCTTTTAAGCTACTATTTTAATGAATTTGGATATGCTATTTCTTTAATAATTACCCCTATAATAACTTGTTTGTATTTTCTAAGTAAAATCAATATAAAATGGAATGAAAAGGTGAATCTTAAAATTATTAATTTTTCATTCTGGAAATATGGTTTTTTTGCTAGTCTTTCAAACGTAACAACTCAACTTCTTTTTGCTATTGATATTTTATTGATTGGAAGTATTTTAAATAATTTAGAATTAGTAACAGCTTACAAATACATTTCATTAATTCCTTTTAGTTTCTTGTTTTTATCACAAGTAGTAATAACAACAGATTTTGTGAATTTTACTGAAAAAATATATAAAAAAGAATATATAAGAAAATACATTCTAAATTATTTAAAATTGTTTATTCTTATTAGTTTCACCTGCTTTGGTTTTATTTACATATTTGCACATTATATTCTGTTATTTTTCAATAAAGAATATATTCAATTTGAATCAACATTATTAACACTAACTTTTGGTGTTACTGGTATTTTAATTTTACGTGGAATTTTTGGAAATTTATTATCCTCTATTGGAAAAGCAAGTGCTAATTTTATAATTACATCAATAGCTTTGTTAATTAACATTTTATTGAATTATATACTTATTCCAAAGTATGGAATATTAGGAGCAGCAATAACTTCAGCAATATTAATGTGGTTTACAGGCATTTTATCTATGCTATTCTTTTTATACTATTATAAATCAAAAAGTTGA
- a CDS encoding replication-associated recombination protein A has protein sequence MNEPLAERIRPKTLDDYISQQHLVGKNGALTQHIKRGIIPSLILWGPPGIGKTTLANIIAKESKRPFYTLSAISSGVKDVRDVITKTKQSGGLFTDKNPILFIDEIHRFSKSQQDSLLGAVEKGWVTLIGATTENPSFEVIPALLSRCQVYILNSFSKKDLEELLERALQTDKFISEKDIKIKETEALLRVSGGDARKLLNIFELVANSEDEPIEITNDMVLSKIQKNTVLYDKTGEQHYDIISAFIKSIRGSDPNGAVYWLARMIEGGEDAKFIARRLLILASEDIGNANPTALIMANNTFQAVNTIGFPESRIILSQCAVYLASSPKSNASYEAIGKAQALVKETGDLSVPLHLRNAPTKLMKELDYGKAYKYSHNYENNFAEQEFLPDELKNTTLFEPGNNPRENNLRAFLKTRWKDKYGY, from the coding sequence ATGAATGAACCATTAGCTGAACGCATACGCCCAAAAACTTTAGATGACTATATTAGTCAGCAACATTTGGTTGGTAAAAACGGTGCTTTAACGCAACATATTAAAAGAGGTATTATACCTTCATTAATTTTATGGGGACCTCCAGGTATTGGAAAAACTACCTTGGCAAATATTATTGCAAAAGAATCTAAAAGGCCTTTTTATACATTAAGCGCCATAAGTTCTGGAGTAAAAGATGTAAGAGATGTAATTACCAAAACAAAACAAAGCGGCGGATTATTTACAGACAAAAATCCAATTTTATTTATTGATGAAATCCATAGGTTTAGTAAATCTCAACAAGATTCTTTATTAGGTGCTGTAGAAAAAGGTTGGGTTACTTTAATTGGTGCAACTACTGAAAACCCTAGTTTTGAGGTAATTCCCGCACTACTTTCGCGTTGTCAAGTTTATATTTTAAATTCTTTTAGTAAAAAAGATTTAGAAGAATTATTAGAACGTGCTTTACAAACTGATAAATTTATTTCAGAAAAAGATATAAAAATAAAGGAAACAGAAGCTTTATTGAGAGTTTCTGGTGGTGATGCCAGAAAACTACTAAATATTTTTGAGCTAGTAGCAAATTCTGAAGACGAACCTATTGAAATTACGAATGATATGGTGCTTTCAAAAATTCAGAAAAACACGGTATTATACGATAAAACTGGGGAACAACACTACGATATTATTTCAGCCTTTATTAAATCTATTAGAGGAAGTGATCCAAATGGTGCTGTTTATTGGCTTGCTAGAATGATTGAAGGTGGCGAAGATGCTAAATTTATTGCTAGAAGATTGCTAATTTTAGCAAGTGAAGATATTGGAAACGCCAACCCTACTGCATTAATTATGGCAAATAACACATTTCAGGCTGTAAATACTATTGGATTTCCAGAATCACGAATTATATTAAGTCAGTGTGCAGTTTACCTAGCTAGTTCACCTAAAAGCAATGCCAGTTATGAGGCCATAGGAAAGGCTCAGGCTTTAGTTAAAGAAACAGGCGACTTATCTGTACCATTACATTTAAGAAACGCTCCTACCAAGTTAATGAAAGAATTAGATTATGGTAAAGCGTACAAATATTCGCATAATTATGAAAATAATTTTGCTGAACAAGAATTTTTACCTGACGAGCTAAAAAACACAACATTATTTGAACCCGGAAATAATCCAAGAGAAAATAACCTCCGCGCATTTTTAAAAACTCGATGGAAGGATAAATATGGATATTAG
- a CDS encoding polysaccharide deacetylase family protein: MLLVYTHKITPRLNYIFKHFFVRILQIPVVFSTKVDEFVAHNGPKITYSKSPLGSEFFIRSHDLLFEQGINDIDINILNWDEIPCFFPAGEASSIPFDVFAASFYLISRYEEYLPHVQDMHERFPVEESLAFKNNFLEQPLVDIWAYKFLEHLKEKFPSYTYKKRTFNLISTIDVDTAFAYKHKGVVRSIGGYLLDFFGFKFVNIWHRLLTNLNFRKDPYNTFSKLLELKKEHNITTLFFFLIGDYTTFDKNISFSNNKFKSLIKSVADYAKIGFKPSYFSLRNDEKLKKEKSRLESIINTPISFSRQHFIRLIIPETYQNLIDLDIQEDYTMGYAKKVGFRASTCTPFYFYDLDFEIKTPLKLFPFALTDTALKDFMNLSNKESLQKIMDLKNEVQKVNGTFITLFHNETLSENDKWKGWSAIYKKMLLD, encoded by the coding sequence GTGCTACTAGTTTATACACACAAAATTACACCGAGGTTAAATTATATTTTTAAACATTTTTTTGTAAGAATTTTACAAATACCTGTTGTTTTTTCAACAAAAGTAGATGAATTTGTTGCTCATAATGGACCAAAAATAACGTATTCTAAATCGCCATTAGGTTCCGAATTTTTTATTAGAAGCCATGATTTATTATTTGAACAAGGAATAAATGATATTGATATAAATATTTTAAATTGGGATGAAATTCCTTGTTTTTTTCCTGCAGGAGAAGCATCGAGTATTCCTTTTGATGTTTTTGCAGCTAGCTTTTATTTAATAAGTAGATACGAAGAGTATCTGCCACATGTACAAGATATGCATGAACGTTTTCCTGTTGAAGAAAGTTTAGCGTTTAAAAATAATTTTTTAGAGCAACCATTAGTAGATATTTGGGCTTATAAATTTTTAGAACATTTAAAGGAAAAATTCCCTTCATACACTTATAAAAAAAGAACATTTAACTTAATTTCAACTATTGATGTAGATACCGCATTTGCATATAAGCATAAAGGAGTTGTTAGGTCTATAGGTGGGTATTTATTAGATTTTTTTGGTTTTAAATTTGTAAATATTTGGCATCGTTTATTAACAAATTTAAATTTTAGAAAAGATCCGTATAATACATTTTCTAAATTATTAGAATTAAAAAAAGAACATAATATTACAACCCTTTTTTTCTTTTTAATTGGAGATTATACTACGTTCGATAAAAATATTTCATTTTCTAATAATAAATTTAAATCGTTGATAAAGTCAGTAGCAGATTATGCTAAAATAGGCTTTAAACCGTCTTATTTTTCATTAAGAAATGACGAAAAATTAAAAAAAGAAAAATCGAGATTAGAAAGCATAATTAATACACCAATCTCATTTTCCAGACAACATTTTATACGACTGATAATTCCAGAAACCTATCAAAATTTAATAGATTTAGATATACAAGAAGATTATACTATGGGGTATGCTAAAAAGGTTGGTTTTAGAGCTAGTACCTGTACACCTTTTTATTTTTACGACTTAGATTTTGAAATTAAAACACCATTAAAATTATTTCCTTTTGCTTTAACGGATACTGCATTAAAAGACTTTATGAATCTTTCGAATAAAGAAAGTCTTCAAAAAATTATGGATTTAAAAAATGAAGTTCAAAAAGTAAATGGAACTTTTATTACCTTGTTTCATAATGAAACGTTGAGTGAAAATGATAAATGGAAAGGTTGGAGCGCTATTTATAAAAAAATGCTTTTAGATTAA
- a CDS encoding polysaccharide deacetylase family protein: protein MIKKITSIILNKLIINSKHRILIPFYHAVSDTAPTYIKHLYSPRSISNFENDLDVLMEFYKPISLKKMSELIETQNPIKENYFHLTFDDGLANFYEIVAPILLKRKIPATVFINTDFVDNNDLFYRFKASLLLDNYLNSENDDKLIFHHFFKQNEFSNSDISKCLLEIEYSNMHLLDELANKLNYNFSDFLENEKPYLLKNQITKLIEQGFTFGAHSTNHPLYYKLSQEDQLEQTLNSLNWVDKELNQHIKAFSFPFTDFGVSIDFFNRLDDSILDVSFGTSGLKRDMVKNNLQRVSFENFGKNTKLFLIKEYLKYFIKIPLGKSVMKR, encoded by the coding sequence TTGATAAAAAAAATTACATCAATAATATTAAATAAATTAATAATTAATTCGAAACATCGGATTTTAATTCCGTTTTATCATGCTGTTTCTGATACAGCACCAACGTATATTAAACATTTATATTCACCCAGAAGTATATCCAATTTTGAAAATGATTTAGATGTTTTAATGGAATTCTACAAACCTATTTCGTTAAAAAAAATGAGTGAATTAATTGAAACACAAAACCCCATAAAAGAAAACTATTTCCATTTGACTTTTGATGATGGTTTAGCTAATTTTTATGAAATAGTAGCGCCTATTTTATTGAAAAGGAAAATACCTGCAACCGTTTTTATAAATACGGATTTTGTTGATAATAATGATTTGTTTTATAGGTTTAAAGCAAGTTTATTATTAGATAATTATTTAAATAGTGAAAATGATGATAAATTAATTTTTCATCATTTCTTCAAACAAAACGAATTTTCAAATAGTGATATTTCAAAATGTTTATTGGAAATTGAATATAGTAATATGCATTTATTGGATGAGTTGGCAAACAAATTAAATTACAATTTTTCTGATTTTTTAGAAAATGAAAAACCGTATCTTTTAAAAAATCAAATAACAAAATTAATAGAACAAGGATTTACTTTTGGAGCTCATTCAACAAATCACCCTTTATATTATAAATTATCACAAGAGGATCAATTGGAACAAACTTTAAATAGTTTAAATTGGGTTGATAAAGAATTAAATCAACATATTAAAGCTTTTTCGTTTCCTTTTACCGATTTTGGTGTATCAATAGATTTTTTCAACAGATTAGATGATAGTATTTTAGATGTCAGTTTTGGAACATCTGGACTAAAAAGGGATATGGTAAAAAATAATTTACAGCGTGTTTCTTTTGAAAATTTTGGTAAGAATACAAAGCTATTTTTAATTAAAGAATATTTAAAGTATTTTATAAAAATTCCACTTGGCAAAAGCGTTATGAAAAGATAA
- a CDS encoding glycosyltransferase family 4 protein has translation MNKKLHILFLSGWYPSRISPQNGDFIQRHAEAVATKHKVTLIYVVTDENIKSKEQTTNLINNVLTKVIYLPKASNRISKFFSFLYTYLKEINSIEDFDLTHLNITFPKGIIALYLKWFKNKPYIISEHWSGYQSPLNKSIGILQKLTTKIIIRYAKYVCPVSQNLTNSMIKFGLKGNYYNIPNVVDTTIFNTSKKKTKQFIITHISGMDDKIKNITGILNTIKKLENYIPNMKFNLIGNNSNNYKNQIKNLDIKNIYIKEQIPHKKVAEILKESNVSILFSNYENLPCVIIESFSCGVPVVSTNVGGISEFFPKEFGYLIQPKDEIALEKAILNIYQKKLISNKNEMHKYADENFGINKICKSYSNLYYKTLKSSSC, from the coding sequence TTGAATAAAAAACTACATATTCTATTTTTAAGTGGATGGTATCCTTCTAGAATATCGCCGCAAAATGGTGATTTTATTCAAAGACATGCAGAAGCAGTGGCAACAAAACATAAAGTTACACTAATTTACGTAGTTACAGATGAAAATATAAAAAGTAAAGAACAAACTACTAACCTTATAAATAATGTGTTAACTAAAGTTATTTACCTTCCTAAAGCTTCTAATAGAATTTCAAAATTCTTTTCTTTTTTATATACTTATTTAAAAGAAATCAACTCAATTGAAGATTTTGACTTAACACATCTTAATATTACTTTTCCTAAAGGAATTATAGCATTGTATTTAAAATGGTTTAAAAACAAACCTTATATTATTTCTGAGCATTGGAGCGGATATCAATCACCCTTAAACAAGTCAATTGGAATTCTACAAAAATTAACTACCAAAATAATAATTAGGTATGCTAAGTATGTATGCCCTGTCTCACAAAACCTAACAAATTCAATGATTAAATTTGGTTTAAAAGGCAATTATTATAATATTCCAAATGTTGTAGATACCACAATTTTTAATACTTCTAAAAAGAAAACAAAGCAATTTATTATTACTCATATTTCAGGCATGGATGATAAAATTAAAAATATAACTGGTATTTTAAATACAATTAAAAAACTTGAAAATTACATTCCTAATATGAAATTTAATTTAATTGGTAATAATTCTAACAATTATAAAAATCAAATTAAAAATTTAGATATTAAAAATATTTATATTAAAGAACAAATACCTCATAAAAAAGTTGCTGAAATTTTAAAAGAATCTAATGTTTCTATATTATTTAGCAATTATGAAAACCTACCTTGTGTAATAATTGAATCATTCTCCTGTGGAGTTCCTGTTGTATCGACAAATGTTGGAGGTATATCCGAATTTTTCCCAAAAGAGTTTGGATATTTAATACAACCTAAAGATGAAATTGCTTTAGAAAAAGCAATTCTAAATATTTATCAAAAAAAATTAATTTCAAATAAAAATGAAATGCATAAATATGCTGATGAAAATTTTGGAATTAATAAAATCTGTAAATCATATTCTAATTTATATTATAAAACGTTAAAGAGCTCAAGTTGTTAA